The DNA segment TATTTTGATAATCCTCCGGAGTCGCTCCCTTAATATTCCTGTCTAAAACAGTTCCGGATTCTATTTGTTGAGCATTATTATGTAGCTTTAGAATTTCCTTACCGGGGCGATGCATCATTACTTTTTTTATGCGCCCTATATCCGTTGGCGCTCCCCAGCTTTCTCCCCATATTTCTTGTAGTACAGTCTTGTCGTGAAATGACTCTGTGACCAAACTCCTCGAAAGGTATCGGTTGACAGTACTCATTTAAAGTACCTCCTATCTTATTGCTTTTGATAGTAAAAGGCTCCCCGAAAAGTGAAGATTTTAACCTTCATGATGAATAATATTCTAAATTGGTAATGTTAATGGGTTCCAATATTGAATGCGAAGCCTGAGAGCCATTGTTGCTCTCCCTTAAGCTTGTACTCAAGCTAATTGCAGTTACCCGTTGTAATTATCTCTCTGATATCTATGTAAAAAAGCAGTTCGCGTTCGACGGACTGCTTATTAAAAAAATCCCCAAACTAGATTCATAGTTAATGTACAACAATTTTGAAAGCTGTCAGCATCTGCATGAAGGGTAAAAGTCACTGAACTTGGTGTGTAAGACGTTTCAACAACTGAAGGTACCCCGGTTGATTTAATGACACGGTCGACTTCTTCGTGGTCATCTCTCTGGGCAGCTTGCATAAGCCGCTGTCTCATTCCTGGTGACGCCATAAGCTGATTAATCACTATTTTACCGTGCTCGAACAATGTTTGGTAAGCCTGTAAAGATTGCTGGAAGGTGTCTGTGTTTACTTCGGGATATGGATTATTCCTGAGGTAAGGGTGACAATAGTATCTGTACACTGATTATTCTACCTCCAATAAATAAAGGTTTGAAAAACTTCTTACAACATATGTTACTAAACGTAAAGCAGTGCTGATTTTTAGTGGAATATATATGGGAATCAATTTCATAATTTAAGCCCCTTCTGCCCCAAGGGATTCAAAACACACACAAGGAACTACCTCCACAAATCTAGCCAAGTATTTGAAATCATTTTTATTAGGTTAAGGGCAGTAAACTGGAAGACTCCATCTCGAGATAGGTTTCCGTTTCCTTGGATGGAGAAGGAGGTCCGGGAAATCACTCGCTTTCCGTGGGCATCCGCTGAGTCTCCTCGGACTCCGTCCTCCGGGGTCTCACCTGTCATGTTTATCCCAAAGGAGTCTCACAATTTCCCGGACCTCCTTGTGTTTGTGAGAAGAACGGAAACACTCCAGGTTCACAGTACCTACCCAAAACAACAGAAGAACTTCTTATCAGAGAGCTGTAAATCTCTCTGTGACGTGGTTATTATGCCACATCATGATGGATAAAGCCCTCTGAACATTGGAGACTCATTCGGAATACGAATGGCTCCGTTCATCACAAAACAAGTGGGGGGCTGGGAAAACGGCGAGACCCCGGAAGGTTTCGCCTGAGGAGGCTTGCTGTTTAGAGGATGTTCGACTAAGTTCGGCACATCCTGTGCCAACGTGACCCCACGTCCTGTGGGGCCGCAGGAAAGCGAGTCGTTTCCCAGCCACTCCGATCCCTCATACCATAACGGACCTAAGTGTCTCGGAGCTGAGTCTTCAGGATAAGGGGGCGATGTGAAGCAACATTGATAGAAGGTGATCAAACTTCTTTATAAAACTAAAATCTGCTGGATAAGAATTCACTTTGAATCTTTTCGGAAAAGAGCCATATATTCTGCCAGTCTTTGGCGTTTTAAAAAGAGCAATTATGAATTGATTCATGGAATAAAACTCTTTAAGTTAAAAGAGAGGATATCCACGAATGTTTCCTACCTTTTTGTAAAACCTAATGGTGATTACATAAGGAGGAATTGACCGTGAATGTAGCTAACATCACGACAATCATCGGCTTTGCTACGTGTGCACTCATTTTGCTAATACTCATTGCAATTGGAATCTATTTATACTCAGTTGATCGCACTCAAAAAATGCATCCCATTCTTCGTAATTATCCAATAATCGGACGGGCCAGGTACTTTTTCCAGCAAATTGGCCCGGAAATGCGTTCGTACCTATTTAACAATGACCGAGAAGGGACACCTTTTTCCCGAAATGATTATGAACATATTAAGAATAAGGCAAAGTATAAACGTGATGTCTTTGGTTATGGATCACAGAGAGATTTTGAAAAAGAAGGCTATTATGTTAGGAATTCAATGTTTCCCAAGCTGACCGAAGAATTAAAGATGGACCGGGAAACGAAGGTAACCACAGACCGCTATCTGTTGATCAAGGAACCTTTATTTACCCAGAAAAAGGAAGAGTTAGAGCAGGATGAATCCCCAGTTTATTTGCTCGATGAGGAAGATGCCATAGTGATTGGAGAAAAGGCGAAAAACCCCTTTTTCGTCAGAGGTCAAATTGGTATGTCGGCAATGAGTTACGGGTCCCTGGGCGACCGTGCGATTACAACCTTATCAGAGGGGCTCGGGATTGCTAAAGGAACATGGATGAATACTGGAGAAGGCGGGCTTTCTGATTATCATTTAAAGGGCGGCGTTGATATTATCATGCAAATCGGTCCCGGTTTATTTGGGGTCAGGGACAAAGAGGGTAATTTTAGCTGGGATGCCTTAAAGGAAAAAAGTGAAATTCCTGAAGTGAAAGCATTTGAAGTTAAATTGGGTCAAGGTGCGAAAACCCGCGGCGGTCACATTGATGCCGAGAAAGTAACAGAAGAAATTGCAAGAATTCGAATGGTAGAACCGTTTAAATCGATCGATAGTCCGAACCGTTTTCGAGAATTCAGTGATTTCCCTTCATTATTTGATTTTATTGACCAGGTTCGGGAGCATTCAGGAAAGCCAGTGGGTATGAAAGTCGTTATAGGCAGTAGTCATGAAGCTGAAGAATTGGCAAAACATATTAAGGATACTGGAAAAAGCCCTGATTTTATTACCGTCGATGGCGGGGAAGGCGGGACAGGCGCCTCCTACCAGGAGTTGGCTGACAGTGTCGGTTTACCCATTAGGTCTGCACTGCCTTTAGTGGATCATGCCCTAAAAAAATATGGGGTACGTAATCAAGTGAAAATCATTGCCTCTGGAAAGCTAGTCTCACCAGATCGAATCGCGATTGCACTGGCCATGGGAGCTGATCTGGTTAATATAGCACGAGGATTTATGATTACAGTTGGCTGTATCCAGGCCCTCCAATGCGCATCGAATGCTTGTCCAGTTGGGGTAGCCACAACAGATCCTGAATTACAAAAAGGGCTCGTCATTGACGAAAAGAAATGGCGAACAGCGAATTATGTTATTACGATGCGAAAGGGATTATTTCGGATTGCTGCTGCGGCAGGGTTAGATTCCCCTATTCATTTTAAGCGTAAACACATTGTTTATAATGATGAAAAAGGTAGAGTGTGGTCACTGGATGATATGTATCAATCCATTGTTGAACAAGAAGAGAAGGTTGAGTAGTACGGACTGTTCTTGAGGTCTTATCGAATGATCGATAGGGCCTTATTTTTATTAAACACCGTAGCACCTAAGCTGGTTCTGAACCGGACACGACCTGGATGAATAGTTAACATGTGAATAGGAGCGAACATAAAGAAAATTATTGAGAGATTAGAGCGTTCCTTTGCAAGGGCGCTTTTTGGTGCAAAAAAGTTGTCGACTTATTTTGACAGAACTCTATGAGAAGGAGTAGAACTAAAACCTTGATATAGCCATGTTTATACATAAATCTATTAAATGAATTTTAGTGCTTGAAAGTATTTAGGCTTTAAATGACATTCTTGAGGAAAAATTTAGATAATTCTAAAATAGATATGCTGTAGTAATTATTCCAAAAAAAGGAGGAACTTACATGATTCAGCCACGTTCGCAAATTAACCAAATTGCTATGTATTCTCCGGGAAAGCCGGTTGAAGAATTGAAACGAGAGAAAGGGCTCTCGAAAATTATCAAGATGGCTTCGAATGAAAATCCATTCGGCTACTCTCCGCTTGCTGCAGAAGCTATACAAAGTGAAATGAAGGAGCTCCCGTTTTATCCCGAAGTGACGTCACCAATACTCGCTGAAAAATTAGCAAACAGGCTTGAGGTTTCCCCTGATCAAATCATATTTGGCAGTGGATCAGATGAGGTGATCCGCTTGTTATCAAGAACATATATAAATGAAGGCGATGAGGTCGTCATGGCCGGAGTCACGTTTCCACGGTACAAAACCAATGTGGTGATAGAAGGAGGGGTGCCGGTCGAAATCGATATGCAAAATGGAACACATGATTTGGACGCCATGTATCAGGCCATAAATGAGAAAACGAAGATGGTATTTGTGTGTAATCCAAATAACCCGACAGGAACGATTGTGGAAAAAGAAGCGCTTAGAAGGTTTATTGAAAAGGTACCCTCCCATGTCATGCTGGTTATGGACGAGGCTTACTATGAATACGCCGACTCCTCTCAATACTTGGAAACATTGCCGCTATTGAATCAATACGAAAATATGGTGATTTTAAGGACTTTTTCTAAGGTCTATGGACTTGCCGCATTGCGGATTGGTTATGGGCTTATGTCTTCTGAAATGGTTAGCCATTTACGTAAAGTGAAGGAACCTTTTAATGTGAATAGACTGGCCGAGGCGGCTGCCTCTGCTTCTCTTGACGATGATGAGTTCATGCATGAAAGTATCAATCTCAATCGGGAAGGCCGCGAATACTTGAATAATAGTTTTGATCACATGAACTTAGGCTATTTCCCGACACAAACCAACTTTATCATGGTCGATGTAGGGGCTCCGGCTGAAGAAGTGTATGAATATCTTCTCGATGAGGGGATTATCATTCGTCCAGGCCATTTGATGGGTTATCCGACGATGATTCGTGTCACGATTGGAAAAAAAGAAGATAATCAACGGTTTATTGAATGCTTGCAAGCCTATTTAGAGAAAAAGAACGCAAATGTCAATCAGTCTTAACAGGAAAGGATGTTGTAGTGTGGATATGCTCGAGCGATTTCCAGTGACGCAATATATCAATGAAGATGGTGAACTGATTAAACAAGAAGTACAGGAGGAGTTATCCCTAGACCTTGTCAAAATGTTTTATGAAAAAATGCTGCGGGCACGCATGATGGATAAAAAATGCGTCAACCTGCAGCGACAAGGGAAAATTGGTACCTATGTTCAATATGAAGGACAGGAGGCAGCACAGGTGGGCAGTGCGCTTGCGATCGAGGAAGGGGACTGGATGTTTCCTTCCTATCGAGACCACGCGGCAACGATGACGTTTGGTCATTCACTGCGCAACCTGCTCTTATATTGGGTAGGGCGGATCGAAGGCGGAATCCCCCCTGAAGGCAAAAACATTTTTCCACCAGCCGTCCCGATTGCCTCTCAATTGCTGCACGCGACTGGGGTAGCATGGGCGGAAAAGAAGAAGAATACCGACCGAGTATCGCTGGTGTATTTTGGGGACGGAGCAACTTCTGAAGGAGATTTTCATGAAGGGCTTAATTTTGCAAGCGTTTTCAAAGCGCCGGTCGTATTTTTAAATCAAAATAATGGGTACGCCATCAGTGTTCCTACTGAAAAACAGATGAACTCAAAGACGATTGCTCAAAAAGGGTTGGGGTATGACATCCCAAGCATTCGCATTGATGGTAACGATATTCTAGCTGTTTTTATAGAAACGAAAAAAGCAGTGGATCGTGCTCGACGGGGGGAAGGACCGACCTTAATTGAAGCGGTCACATGGCGGTACGGTGC comes from the Halobacillus shinanisalinarum genome and includes:
- a CDS encoding FMN-binding glutamate synthase family protein, which produces MNVANITTIIGFATCALILLILIAIGIYLYSVDRTQKMHPILRNYPIIGRARYFFQQIGPEMRSYLFNNDREGTPFSRNDYEHIKNKAKYKRDVFGYGSQRDFEKEGYYVRNSMFPKLTEELKMDRETKVTTDRYLLIKEPLFTQKKEELEQDESPVYLLDEEDAIVIGEKAKNPFFVRGQIGMSAMSYGSLGDRAITTLSEGLGIAKGTWMNTGEGGLSDYHLKGGVDIIMQIGPGLFGVRDKEGNFSWDALKEKSEIPEVKAFEVKLGQGAKTRGGHIDAEKVTEEIARIRMVEPFKSIDSPNRFREFSDFPSLFDFIDQVREHSGKPVGMKVVIGSSHEAEELAKHIKDTGKSPDFITVDGGEGGTGASYQELADSVGLPIRSALPLVDHALKKYGVRNQVKIIASGKLVSPDRIAIALAMGADLVNIARGFMITVGCIQALQCASNACPVGVATTDPELQKGLVIDEKKWRTANYVITMRKGLFRIAAAAGLDSPIHFKRKHIVYNDEKGRVWSLDDMYQSIVEQEEKVE
- the hisC gene encoding histidinol-phosphate transaminase; amino-acid sequence: MIQPRSQINQIAMYSPGKPVEELKREKGLSKIIKMASNENPFGYSPLAAEAIQSEMKELPFYPEVTSPILAEKLANRLEVSPDQIIFGSGSDEVIRLLSRTYINEGDEVVMAGVTFPRYKTNVVIEGGVPVEIDMQNGTHDLDAMYQAINEKTKMVFVCNPNNPTGTIVEKEALRRFIEKVPSHVMLVMDEAYYEYADSSQYLETLPLLNQYENMVILRTFSKVYGLAALRIGYGLMSSEMVSHLRKVKEPFNVNRLAEAAASASLDDDEFMHESINLNREGREYLNNSFDHMNLGYFPTQTNFIMVDVGAPAEEVYEYLLDEGIIIRPGHLMGYPTMIRVTIGKKEDNQRFIECLQAYLEKKNANVNQS
- the pdhA gene encoding pyruvate dehydrogenase (acetyl-transferring) E1 component subunit alpha yields the protein MLERFPVTQYINEDGELIKQEVQEELSLDLVKMFYEKMLRARMMDKKCVNLQRQGKIGTYVQYEGQEAAQVGSALAIEEGDWMFPSYRDHAATMTFGHSLRNLLLYWVGRIEGGIPPEGKNIFPPAVPIASQLLHATGVAWAEKKKNTDRVSLVYFGDGATSEGDFHEGLNFASVFKAPVVFLNQNNGYAISVPTEKQMNSKTIAQKGLGYDIPSIRIDGNDILAVFIETKKAVDRARRGEGPTLIEAVTWRYGAHTTADDPSKYRDQSESDRRRTTTDPLLRLEKYMKNENSWDEEWLASMEQKITNEINTAISEMKDYPKADIDQVFSHVFEKPTWTIEQQREHHMSIKRGKV